The genomic DNA GTGACGCGCGGCCACGCCACGAAGAACGCTGCTGCACCGGCCAAGCCACCACGGATGGAAGAGGAGCAGACGGAGGTTGAGCCCTACTCCGTGGAAGAGCTGCAGCGTCTCCTGCTCGAAGTGCAGAAGCGCCGGAACAGTGCCCGCTGGATGTTGGCGCCGGCGCTCGGACTTCGGCGGGGCGAAACGCTCGGACTGCGATGGGTCGACGTGGACCTGGATAACGAGTACTCGAAGCTGCGCCGGAACCGGCTGAGGCCCAAGTACGAAAACGGCTGCGCGGATGCAGCGCCATGCAGCCGGAAGGCCGGGTACTGCCCCGATCGCGTTCAGGTACGGCGCGAGACAGAGAACACCAAGTCGCGTGCCGGCCGCCGGGCTGTCCCCCTGCCGGGTCCGCTGGTCCTGATGGTGCGGTCGCACAAGGAAGCCCAGGCCCGGGAGTGCGAAGCCGCCGGAAATCTGTGGACCGAGTCCGACTACGTCTTCACCAGGCTCACAGGTGGGCCGTTGTGCCCGAACACGGATTACCACGACTGGAAACGACTTCTCGAAGACGCTGCGGTCCAGGACGGCCGACTGCACGACGCCCGGCACACGGCCGGAACGGTCCTCATGTGCTGGGTGTCCCGGACCGGGTCATCGACCAGACCATGGGTTGGGAACCAGGCGGGGCCGCACGGATGCGGGCACGGTACCTCCACGTCCCCGACCATCTGTTGAAGGAGGTGGCCCGGAAGATCGGCACGGCGATCTGGGGAGCTCCACAAACAGCCCTTGTGGACAGAGACCAGGACAACGAGGGCTGAGACAACGTCAAGGGCCCCACCGCAAGCAGTGGGGCCCTTCGACGTATTGCCCGGTGAGAGCAATGGCGGAGGATACGAGATTCGAACTCGTGAGGGGTTGCCCCCAACACGCTTTCCAACTCTGCACGGCCGCGTTCATCCTGGTCCGTGCGCGTCCACTCGCCAGCTCACGGGCGGGCTTGCCGGGAAGATGAACGACCGCGTACGGCTGTGAACGAGACTACGGATGAGACTGTGCCGGCGGCCTCCCGGAAGTCTCGTGGCAATGTCTATCGCTTCTTGCGGATCTTGCGCTTCTTCGCCTTGGCTTCCTTCTCCTTGCGCTGTGCGACTCCGTAGGCCGACCAGGGTCCTTGGTGCTTCGCGCAACGAAGAGGTGCCGACTACTGCGAGGTTCCGGCAAGTTGTGCCAGCTTTGGTGCGTGCGCCGCACCTGGACTGAGATGCCACTCCATACCCCCTGCCGAGCCAAGAAACTTCAGCCCCAGGAGGCTTCCACGCAGTTCTCGTGTAGGGGGAGGCGTATGCGCGTCGCACGGAAGCACGCCCTGCGTAGCCACAGAGGGACGAGTCGGAAGCTTCAGCCGCCACGCTCAGGCGACAGACTGCCCGGGCTGCGGCGTGCCGACTCTCGACGCCGCACGGGGCCCGTCAGCGGCCCCAGACGCAGTGCTCAAGCTCCTAACCCATGGACGTGCGAATTTGGAGGACCCTCATTCCTCGGCGCTGAATGTTTGCGCGGGGCTCCGCATGAACGCACCCGTGCCTTATCATCTGGGTTGGGAGTGGGGGGAATTGCATGGACGATCTATCTTATCGGCTTTCTAATGCTCTGCACGGGATGACTTCTGGGCAAGAGTTCTCGGAAATTCCAGATATCGCCGCTTATGACGATATTGCTAGTCAGTGGAACAAGGGGTACCGGGAAGAGCGCGAACAATCCATTCGGGACGGCAATATTGGTCCGAGGCATATTGAAATCGTGGACTATCCGAAAAACGAGATAAGCGTGCGCCCGCTGGCCCGCTTCTCGGCGGCGGATAGACTTGTTTATGATGCCATGGTCTTCGAAATCGCCCCCGATCTGGATGACTTTAGACACAATTCTTCCTATGGCTATAGGTGGCACCATGCCTCCGGGCGCCCAATGTTTTGGCGTACCTCCTGGACTGAGATGAGGCGACGAGCTCAAGCAAAATTGATGTCTAATTGGCGCTATAACATGGCATCATTGGATGTCTCGTCTTTCTATGAGCACGTTGATATCGGGATCCTATCTGACGATCTCGGCATGATATCCAGGAATGAAGCGGCAGTCGATCGAATTTCCGCCTTCCTTAAGAGATTTCAAAGAATTAACCATGCCTGGGGTTTGCCGCAGGGGTCGGATGCGTCGGGCATATTGGCCAACGCGTACCTAGCACCCGTGGATGAATTTCTGCAGCGCAATGGGTTTCCTTTCTTCCGGTACTCGGACGATGTGATGATCTTCGATGAGGACTGGAATGCGCTAAGGGATGCGATTATTGAAATCAATAGGATACTTCGTTCTAAGCGGCTATCGATGTCAGCCCACAAAACAGGCATCCATGATTTCTTCGAGTCCTTTCGTGAGTTCTTGAACGCAGAGAAAGCGTCGATTGATCAAGCCGTTCGTGCCGGTGACCCTGAGGCCGCCCGAGACATGCGCGAATTCTTCGATAAGTTGATTACGGCGGATAAGATAATTGCCAGTGACCTGAAGTTTTCTCTGAACAGATTCAGGAACATGGCGGACGACTATGCGGTCGATTGGTGCCTAGACAACCTCCGGCTAGTTGCCTATGCCTCCAGGGAGATATTTGCCTACTTCGCAGTATGCGGGAGTAAGCACGCTGTAATCCAGCGCCGCCTGGAAGAATTTATGCACTCCTCTGAGAGCGCAAGCTATCCCTATGTAGAGCAAAGAGTGCTGCGGTACTTCGTGGGACTCGGAACTGAGAGTGAAAATATCAAGGGTGCCGCTTGGGGAATAATGGAGGACAGTAATCGAGAGGAATTTCCGAGAGAGTTTGCCGTTAGGTACCTAGGCAGCGTCGCTTCCGCTTCCGAGGCTCAGCTTCTAAGGCATAAGTTCGAAAGCGAAGCGAGCACCGTAATGCGCAGGGCCCTTCTGATGGCACTGTATGAAGCAGGG from Streptomyces sp. NBC_01707 includes the following:
- a CDS encoding reverse transcriptase domain-containing protein, with the protein product MDDLSYRLSNALHGMTSGQEFSEIPDIAAYDDIASQWNKGYREEREQSIRDGNIGPRHIEIVDYPKNEISVRPLARFSAADRLVYDAMVFEIAPDLDDFRHNSSYGYRWHHASGRPMFWRTSWTEMRRRAQAKLMSNWRYNMASLDVSSFYEHVDIGILSDDLGMISRNEAAVDRISAFLKRFQRINHAWGLPQGSDASGILANAYLAPVDEFLQRNGFPFFRYSDDVMIFDEDWNALRDAIIEINRILRSKRLSMSAHKTGIHDFFESFREFLNAEKASIDQAVRAGDPEAARDMREFFDKLITADKIIASDLKFSLNRFRNMADDYAVDWCLDNLRLVAYASREIFAYFAVCGSKHAVIQRRLEEFMHSSESASYPYVEQRVLRYFVGLGTESENIKGAAWGIMEDSNREEFPREFAVRYLGSVASASEAQLLRHKFESEASTVMRRALLMALYEAGKLSVRYLDEVKNSLPELRWTCNYLGENPKIPTS